From a single Sebastes umbrosus isolate fSebUmb1 chromosome 17, fSebUmb1.pri, whole genome shotgun sequence genomic region:
- the shroom1 gene encoding protein Shroom1 isoform X2, translated as MDSYSFHFERMSNVDLHPLSLPVSRLSPAKSNSSIADQLAHHQHGKGDSAYSSFSGGSTAPDYPSPFLPDDLQSSSFGHYADLKYVKSIYNPTQVLQSDSKTMDQLYRSVEAISQQYRSTNVNHHNQNGSFHTNNKALSKKELPPSQGAYPPVRPPPVPARLDSFIATKNLENSRVHHQGTEFQPQQPQPQQQPRPHNRLHAPKPDTAKPDTGKSSFNSDPVYSVWRGSQQPQAQQPPIYRPHLQPHDQTRAPLTPEYIFIPDNKADSEQQKSTNILSRSPPRGQAEHLKPRQPPSSGGCNGDHHNKPTGHFESQRKRSHSAHDWLGSEPTRPASPYNASQSFINSSIQHKGQFYFVTGLCKLSDSASVCGSESGSESSTVVETHRLRDKERSHSTMDNLFSSRSSSGLISDEREASQSKDMSSRSQDQENHRLPLISTQSSRSLDALEEIDMMQGRDISRHTANNPIFYCGPDRNCSPHSTKQTNNEQPNYHKREEQAKRGKRQPLGDVASERINKETTPLLYHLTGASRAALQPKKDADFSIKGKEAILNKASHGDAAVNDEARLPKSDTSKNDREDVVSVACNTLDDSFKKYYKEKLKDAQSKVLKETSFKRRDLQLSWPHRIRQKPELRPTVIHAFSSSQDSETSTDTLTPSVTSEETERGSIKEEESQEERDKETEKENGRPANVAQPQVARIGGRKRLTPEQKKICYSEPEKLHQIGRAPVHSACRSFGNESDGQFAVEGEEHVQQGEQGLVAARRKMFETRGRALSAPSSSKTNLKNLQHKALVAYMERKTGQKVAEPQQPEPQVPSPSRQRHSLGEKPFDWVPRPLSGNHEGKQKKLYRPHSAGRILDSSTSSLRYAQFFSAQSCSGQYAGQLNQSRWKESQGPSQGKSASVESLLEQPEPTSFFRNRSTSTPQAFQALDYEEDPLPVTTMETWSPQTNATEDSLIKPVPEGQQRVRVVAQRGKSMEELGASKLTRPSALSRSSEQLDQLWRDSTGPGEPDRDKRSVLVFAEVREAQGQDRGRKKQNVAKQAGKEPEIVGEKSTQGQTQNQTQKTSLLNSEPGEEATVGTRNSSRSTSPASCSSSRARVHSGSPGSHGPGTDEFRSSRLPSETSSDPPSPRCLETSEREIKSTSSTPTQTKLPCENRPSSRVRTSPCVTGSETEQSVDEPSSDALQPDSNHEVSLSCGVTTDPSLWILPPEEEIKEEVQASPLIDVFANESTISAPPTQTSETSVSPCASVSDADISQQVEEEEEEEKEEKEEENPEDEKPGENQEMEERGAPEGKTESVERPAERPQWEELVEAAVKADHSLARVLYPLSNRKTALMLMEQLLSEDTLLMEEHYKKKQEQKGAAESAEMVEAAEPPPCPSAPDSLKPQSTDPQSKADITEKKRLLACCIEERLHSLEETRGALQTEIQENVAHGKRLEVLVRERCLPMELERYNLFIGDLERVVSLLLCLSARLARVQNALSTVDQHTDAEDKQSMDSRHRLLCKQREDAKDLKDNLDRRENLVSTFLSRQLSAEQLQDYRRFVQTKASLLIRQKDLEEKQRLGEEQLEALSNYL; from the exons ATGGATTCCTACAGCTTCCACTTTGAGAGAATGAGCAACGTGGACCTGCATCCTCTGAGCCTGCCTGTCAGCCGGCTCTCCCCAGCCAAGTCCAACAGCAGCATCGCCGACCAGCTTGCCCACCACCAGCACGGCAAAGGAGACTCCGCCTACAGCTCCTTCTCTGGCGGGTCCACCGCCCCAGACTACCCCTCGCCCTTCCTCCCAGACGACCTACAGTCCAGCTCCTTCGGCCACTATGCTGATCTTAAATACGTGAAGTCCATTTACAATCCGACCCAGGTTCTGCAGTCTGACTCAAAGACCATGGACCAGCTCTATCGCTCTGTGGAAGCTATCTCACAGCAGTATCGCAGCACCAACGTAAACCACCACAACCAAAATGGCAGTTTCCATACCAACAACAAAGCCCTCTCTAAAAAAGAGTTGCCTCCATCCCAAGGTGCTTACCCTCCTGTCCGTCCTCCTCCAGTCCCAGCACGCCTGGATAGTTTCATAGCCACAAAAAACTTGGAAAACAGCAGGGTCCACCATCAAGGCACTGAGTTTCAACCCCAGCAGCCACAGCCTCAACAACAGCCCAGACCCCACAACCGACTCCACGCCCCAAAACCTGACACGGCTAAGCCAGATACAGGCAAATCCAGCTTCAATTCTGACCCAGTGTACTCAGTTTGGAGGGGCTCTCAACAACCACAGGCTCAGCAGCCGCCGATCTACCGACCCCACCTCCAGCCTCATGATCAGACCAGAGCGCCGTTGACCCCAGAGTACATTTTCATCCCGGATAACAAAGCTGACTCTGAGCAGCAGAAGTCAACAAACATCCTAAGCCGATCACCTCCCCGAGGCCAGGCTGAGCACCTGAAACCCAGACAGCCCCCAAGCAGCGGTGGATGTAACGGAGACCATCACAACAAGCCCACTGGACATTTTGAGAGTCAGCGCAAAAGGTCGCACTCGGCTCACGATTGGCTTGGTTCAGAGCCGACCAGACCCGCCAGCCCTTACAATGCCAGTCAGAGCTTTATCAACAGCAGCATCCAGCATAAGGGTCAGTTCTACTTTGTTACGGGACTGTGTAAGCTGTCTGACTCGGCATCTGTTTGTGGGTCTGAGTCTGGGAGTGAGAGCTCCACTGTGGTGGAGACACACCGgctgagagacaaagaaagatcCCACAGCACGATGGATAATTTGTTTAGCTCTCGCTCTTCCAGCGGTTTGATTTCAGATGAGAGAGAGGCTTCCCAGAGCAAGGACATGTCCTCCAGGAGCCAGGATCAGGAGAATCACAGACTGCCCCTCATCTCGACGCAGTCCTCTCGAAGCTTGGACGCCTTAGAAGAAATCGACATGATGCAGGGTCGAGATATCAGCCGCCACACTGCCAACAACCCTATATTCTACTGTGGACCTGACAGAAACTGCTCGCCACATTCaaccaaacaaaccaacaacgAACAGCCCAACTACCAcaagagagaggagcaggcGAAGAGGGGGAAACGGCAGCCGTTGGGGGATGTAGCCAGCGAGAGgataaacaaagaaacaacCCCGCTTCTGTACCACCTCACTGGAGCCAGCAGGGCGGCGTTACAGCCTAAAAAGGATGCTGATTTCAGTATAAAAGGCAAGGAAGCAATCCTGAACAAAGCAAGTCATGGAGACGCGGCGGTTAACGATGAGGCGAGACTTCCAAAAAGTGACACAAGCAAGAACGATAGAGAGGACGTCGTCTCCGTTGCCTGTAACACCCTGGATGACTCATTTAAAAAGTACTACAAAGAGAAGCTGAAGGACGCCCAGTCAAAAGTCCTAAAGGAGACGTCATTTAAAAGGAGGGACCTGCAGCTGTCGTGGCCACACCGCATCCGGCAAAAACCTGAGCTGAGGCCTACGGTGATTCACGCTTTCTCCTCATCACAGGACTCCGAGACGTCCACAGATACACTCACTCCCTCTGTGACCTccgaggagacagagagggggagcATCAAAGAAGAGGAGAGTCAGGAGGAGAGGGACAAAGAGACGGAAAAGGAAAACGGGAGACCGGCGAATGTGGCCCAGCCCCAGGTGGCACGCATCGGAGGCAGGAAGCGGTTGACTCCAGAGCAGAAGAAGATATGCTACTCTGAACCGGAGAAACTCCACCAGATTGGCAGGGCTCCCGTCCACTCTGCATGCCGCTCCTTTGGCAACGAAAGCGACGGCCAGTTTGCAGTCGAGGGAGAGGAGCATGTACAGCAAGGAGAGCAGGGACTGGTTGCAGCGCGAAGGAAGATGTTTGAGACGAGAGGTAGAGCGCTTTCAGCTCCCAGCTCTTCAAAGACGAACTTAAAGAATCTGCAGCACAAGGCCCTGGTGGCGTACATGGAGCGTAAGACGGGCCAGAAAGTGGCTGAGCCGCAGCAACCAGAGCCTCAGGTACCGTCTCCTTCCAGACAGAGACACTCTCTGGGGGAGAAACCCTTCGACTGGGTTCCCAGGCCTCTATCAGGAAATCATGAAGGCAAGCAGAAGAAGCTCTACAGACCCCACTCTGCAGGCCGCATCCTTGACTCCTCCACCAGCTCCCTCAG GTACGCCCAGTTCTTCTCAGCTCAGTCTTGTTCAGGCCAATATGCCGGCCAATTGAATCAGTCCAGATGGAAGGAGAGCCAAGGTCCATCTCAGGGGAAGTCCGCCTCAGTGGAGAGTCTTTTGGAGCAGCCAGAACCAACGAGTTTCTTCAGGAACAGATCCACATCCACACCACAAGCATTTCAG GCACTCGACTATGAGGAGGATCCATTACCAGTTACTACTATGGAGACCTGGAG TCCCCAGACGAATGCCACGGAGGACTCCTTAATAAAGCCAGTCCCTGAGGGCCAGCAGCGTGTCCGTGTGGTCGCACAGCGGGGGAAGTCCATGGAAGAGCTCGGGGCATCAAAGTTAACAAGACCATCAGCCCTGAGTAGAAGTTCTGAGCAGCTGGATCAACTGTGGAGGGATTCGACTGGACCAGGAGAACCGGACAGAGACAAGAGGAGTGTTTTAGTCTTTGCTGAAGTCAGAGAAGCCCAGGGGCAGGACCGAGGGAGGAAGAAGCAAAATGTAGCAAAGCAAGCGGGGAAAGAACCAGAGATTGTTGGTGAGAAGAGCACTCAGGGACAAACCCAAAACCAAACCCAGAAAACGTCTTTGTTGAACTCAGAACCAGGGGAGGAAGCCACAGTAGGAACAAGGAACTCGAGTAGATCCACCTCCCCGGCCTCTTGCTCCTCATCCCGGGCAAGGGTTCACTCTGGATCTCCTGGTTCTCACGGCCCGGGCACAGATGAGTTCAGGTCCAGTAGACTGCCCAGTGAGACTTCATCTGACCCACCTTCCCCCAGATGTCTAGAGACCAGTGAGAGGGAGATCAAGTCCACCTCGTCCACCCCCACACAGACAAAGCTTCCTTGTGAGAACCGGCCTAGCTCCAG AGTGAGGACTTCTCCGTGTGTGACTGGATCAGAGACAGAGCAGTCGGTGGATGAACCGAGCAGTGACGCCCTGCAGCCCGATTCAAACCACGAAGTGTCTCTGAGCTGCGGCGTCACCACAGATCCATCGCTGTGGATTCTCCCTCCAGAGGAAGAGATCAAAGAGGAAGTCCAGGCTTCGCCGCTGATAGACGTTTTTGCCAACGAGTCCACCATCTCGGCCCCTCCGACGCAGACAAGCGAAACCTCTGTGTCTCCCTGCGCCTCCGTCTCCGACGCAGACATCAGTcagcaggtggaggaggaggaggaggaggagaaggaggagaaggaggaggaaaatcCAGAAGATGAGAAGCCGGGAGAGAaccaggagatggaggagaggggagCACCGGAGGGAAAGACGGAGAGCGTGGAGAGGCCCGCCGAGAGACCTCAGTGGGAGGAGCTGGTAGAAGCGGCAGTCAAGGCCGACCATTCGCTGGCCAGAGTGCTCTACCCGCTGTCCAATCGTAAAACAGCGCTGAtgctgatggagcagctgctgtcAGAGGACACGCTGCTGATGGAGGAGCACTACAAGAAGAAACAGGAGCAGAAAGGAGCAGCAGAAAg TGCTGAAATGGTCGAAGCAGCTGAACCACCTCCGTGTCCTTCTGCTCCCGACAGCCTTAAACCTCAGAGTACAGACCCGCAGAGCAAAGCTGACATCACTGAGAAAAAG CGTCTGTTAGCGTGCTGTATCGAGGAGCGTCTGCATTCGCTGGAGGAGACGCGTGGCGCCCTGCAGACAGAGATCCAGGAGAACGTGGCCCACGGAAAGCGTCTGGAGGTGCTGGTCCGGGAGCGCTGTCTGCCCATGGAGCTGGAGCGGTACAACCTGTTCATAGGCGACCTGGAGAGGGTGGTCAGCCTGCTGCTGTGTCTCTCTGCTCGGCTGGCCAGGGTGCAGAACGCCCTGAGCACCGTCGACCAGCACACAGATGCTGAGGACAAG CAATCTATGGACAGTCGCCACCGTCTGCTGTGCAAACAGAGGGAGGACGCCAAAGACCTGAAAGACAACCTGGACCGGAGGGAGAACCTGGTCTCCACCTTCCTGTCGCGCCAGCTGTCCGCCGAGCAGCTGCAGGACTACCGGCGCTTCGTGCAGACCAAGGCCTCGCTGCTCATCAGGCAGAAGGACCTGGAGGAGAAACAGAGGCTGGGAGAGGAGCAGCTGGAGGCGCTCTCCAACTACCTGTGA
- the shroom1 gene encoding protein Shroom1 isoform X1, whose protein sequence is MDSYSFHFERMSNVDLHPLSLPVSRLSPAKSNSSIADQLAHHQHGKGDSAYSSFSGGSTAPDYPSPFLPDDLQSSSFGHYADLKYVKSIYNPTQVLQSDSKTMDQLYRSVEAISQQYRSTNVNHHNQNGSFHTNNKALSKKELPPSQGAYPPVRPPPVPARLDSFIATKNLENSRVHHQGTEFQPQQPQPQQQPRPHNRLHAPKPDTAKPDTGKSSFNSDPVYSVWRGSQQPQAQQPPIYRPHLQPHDQTRAPLTPEYIFIPDNKADSEQQKSTNILSRSPPRGQAEHLKPRQPPSSGGCNGDHHNKPTGHFESQRKRSHSAHDWLGSEPTRPASPYNASQSFINSSIQHKGQFYFVTGLCKLSDSASVCGSESGSESSTVVETHRLRDKERSHSTMDNLFSSRSSSGLISDEREASQSKDMSSRSQDQENHRLPLISTQSSRSLDALEEIDMMQGRDISRHTANNPIFYCGPDRNCSPHSTKQTNNEQPNYHKREEQAKRGKRQPLGDVASERINKETTPLLYHLTGASRAALQPKKDADFSIKGKEAILNKASHGDAAVNDEARLPKSDTSKNDREDVVSVACNTLDDSFKKYYKEKLKDAQSKVLKETSFKRRDLQLSWPHRIRQKPELRPTVIHAFSSSQDSETSTDTLTPSVTSEETERGSIKEEESQEERDKETEKENGRPANVAQPQVARIGGRKRLTPEQKKICYSEPEKLHQIGRAPVHSACRSFGNESDGQFAVEGEEHVQQGEQGLVAARRKMFETRGRALSAPSSSKTNLKNLQHKALVAYMERKTGQKVAEPQQPEPQVPSPSRQRHSLGEKPFDWVPRPLSGNHEGKQKKLYRPHSAGRILDSSTSSLRYAQFFSAQSCSGQYAGQLNQSRWKESQGPSQGKSASVESLLEQPEPTSFFRNRSTSTPQAFQALDYEEDPLPVTTMETWSPQTNATEDSLIKPVPEGQQRVRVVAQRGKSMEELGASKLTRPSALSRSSEQLDQLWRDSTGPGEPDRDKRSVLVFAEVREAQGQDRGRKKQNVAKQAGKEPEIVGEKSTQGQTQNQTQKTSLLNSEPGEEATVGTRNSSRSTSPASCSSSRARVHSGSPGSHGPGTDEFRSSRLPSETSSDPPSPRCLETSEREIKSTSSTPTQTKLPCENRPSSSRVRTSPCVTGSETEQSVDEPSSDALQPDSNHEVSLSCGVTTDPSLWILPPEEEIKEEVQASPLIDVFANESTISAPPTQTSETSVSPCASVSDADISQQVEEEEEEEKEEKEEENPEDEKPGENQEMEERGAPEGKTESVERPAERPQWEELVEAAVKADHSLARVLYPLSNRKTALMLMEQLLSEDTLLMEEHYKKKQEQKGAAESAEMVEAAEPPPCPSAPDSLKPQSTDPQSKADITEKKRLLACCIEERLHSLEETRGALQTEIQENVAHGKRLEVLVRERCLPMELERYNLFIGDLERVVSLLLCLSARLARVQNALSTVDQHTDAEDKQSMDSRHRLLCKQREDAKDLKDNLDRRENLVSTFLSRQLSAEQLQDYRRFVQTKASLLIRQKDLEEKQRLGEEQLEALSNYL, encoded by the exons ATGGATTCCTACAGCTTCCACTTTGAGAGAATGAGCAACGTGGACCTGCATCCTCTGAGCCTGCCTGTCAGCCGGCTCTCCCCAGCCAAGTCCAACAGCAGCATCGCCGACCAGCTTGCCCACCACCAGCACGGCAAAGGAGACTCCGCCTACAGCTCCTTCTCTGGCGGGTCCACCGCCCCAGACTACCCCTCGCCCTTCCTCCCAGACGACCTACAGTCCAGCTCCTTCGGCCACTATGCTGATCTTAAATACGTGAAGTCCATTTACAATCCGACCCAGGTTCTGCAGTCTGACTCAAAGACCATGGACCAGCTCTATCGCTCTGTGGAAGCTATCTCACAGCAGTATCGCAGCACCAACGTAAACCACCACAACCAAAATGGCAGTTTCCATACCAACAACAAAGCCCTCTCTAAAAAAGAGTTGCCTCCATCCCAAGGTGCTTACCCTCCTGTCCGTCCTCCTCCAGTCCCAGCACGCCTGGATAGTTTCATAGCCACAAAAAACTTGGAAAACAGCAGGGTCCACCATCAAGGCACTGAGTTTCAACCCCAGCAGCCACAGCCTCAACAACAGCCCAGACCCCACAACCGACTCCACGCCCCAAAACCTGACACGGCTAAGCCAGATACAGGCAAATCCAGCTTCAATTCTGACCCAGTGTACTCAGTTTGGAGGGGCTCTCAACAACCACAGGCTCAGCAGCCGCCGATCTACCGACCCCACCTCCAGCCTCATGATCAGACCAGAGCGCCGTTGACCCCAGAGTACATTTTCATCCCGGATAACAAAGCTGACTCTGAGCAGCAGAAGTCAACAAACATCCTAAGCCGATCACCTCCCCGAGGCCAGGCTGAGCACCTGAAACCCAGACAGCCCCCAAGCAGCGGTGGATGTAACGGAGACCATCACAACAAGCCCACTGGACATTTTGAGAGTCAGCGCAAAAGGTCGCACTCGGCTCACGATTGGCTTGGTTCAGAGCCGACCAGACCCGCCAGCCCTTACAATGCCAGTCAGAGCTTTATCAACAGCAGCATCCAGCATAAGGGTCAGTTCTACTTTGTTACGGGACTGTGTAAGCTGTCTGACTCGGCATCTGTTTGTGGGTCTGAGTCTGGGAGTGAGAGCTCCACTGTGGTGGAGACACACCGgctgagagacaaagaaagatcCCACAGCACGATGGATAATTTGTTTAGCTCTCGCTCTTCCAGCGGTTTGATTTCAGATGAGAGAGAGGCTTCCCAGAGCAAGGACATGTCCTCCAGGAGCCAGGATCAGGAGAATCACAGACTGCCCCTCATCTCGACGCAGTCCTCTCGAAGCTTGGACGCCTTAGAAGAAATCGACATGATGCAGGGTCGAGATATCAGCCGCCACACTGCCAACAACCCTATATTCTACTGTGGACCTGACAGAAACTGCTCGCCACATTCaaccaaacaaaccaacaacgAACAGCCCAACTACCAcaagagagaggagcaggcGAAGAGGGGGAAACGGCAGCCGTTGGGGGATGTAGCCAGCGAGAGgataaacaaagaaacaacCCCGCTTCTGTACCACCTCACTGGAGCCAGCAGGGCGGCGTTACAGCCTAAAAAGGATGCTGATTTCAGTATAAAAGGCAAGGAAGCAATCCTGAACAAAGCAAGTCATGGAGACGCGGCGGTTAACGATGAGGCGAGACTTCCAAAAAGTGACACAAGCAAGAACGATAGAGAGGACGTCGTCTCCGTTGCCTGTAACACCCTGGATGACTCATTTAAAAAGTACTACAAAGAGAAGCTGAAGGACGCCCAGTCAAAAGTCCTAAAGGAGACGTCATTTAAAAGGAGGGACCTGCAGCTGTCGTGGCCACACCGCATCCGGCAAAAACCTGAGCTGAGGCCTACGGTGATTCACGCTTTCTCCTCATCACAGGACTCCGAGACGTCCACAGATACACTCACTCCCTCTGTGACCTccgaggagacagagagggggagcATCAAAGAAGAGGAGAGTCAGGAGGAGAGGGACAAAGAGACGGAAAAGGAAAACGGGAGACCGGCGAATGTGGCCCAGCCCCAGGTGGCACGCATCGGAGGCAGGAAGCGGTTGACTCCAGAGCAGAAGAAGATATGCTACTCTGAACCGGAGAAACTCCACCAGATTGGCAGGGCTCCCGTCCACTCTGCATGCCGCTCCTTTGGCAACGAAAGCGACGGCCAGTTTGCAGTCGAGGGAGAGGAGCATGTACAGCAAGGAGAGCAGGGACTGGTTGCAGCGCGAAGGAAGATGTTTGAGACGAGAGGTAGAGCGCTTTCAGCTCCCAGCTCTTCAAAGACGAACTTAAAGAATCTGCAGCACAAGGCCCTGGTGGCGTACATGGAGCGTAAGACGGGCCAGAAAGTGGCTGAGCCGCAGCAACCAGAGCCTCAGGTACCGTCTCCTTCCAGACAGAGACACTCTCTGGGGGAGAAACCCTTCGACTGGGTTCCCAGGCCTCTATCAGGAAATCATGAAGGCAAGCAGAAGAAGCTCTACAGACCCCACTCTGCAGGCCGCATCCTTGACTCCTCCACCAGCTCCCTCAG GTACGCCCAGTTCTTCTCAGCTCAGTCTTGTTCAGGCCAATATGCCGGCCAATTGAATCAGTCCAGATGGAAGGAGAGCCAAGGTCCATCTCAGGGGAAGTCCGCCTCAGTGGAGAGTCTTTTGGAGCAGCCAGAACCAACGAGTTTCTTCAGGAACAGATCCACATCCACACCACAAGCATTTCAG GCACTCGACTATGAGGAGGATCCATTACCAGTTACTACTATGGAGACCTGGAG TCCCCAGACGAATGCCACGGAGGACTCCTTAATAAAGCCAGTCCCTGAGGGCCAGCAGCGTGTCCGTGTGGTCGCACAGCGGGGGAAGTCCATGGAAGAGCTCGGGGCATCAAAGTTAACAAGACCATCAGCCCTGAGTAGAAGTTCTGAGCAGCTGGATCAACTGTGGAGGGATTCGACTGGACCAGGAGAACCGGACAGAGACAAGAGGAGTGTTTTAGTCTTTGCTGAAGTCAGAGAAGCCCAGGGGCAGGACCGAGGGAGGAAGAAGCAAAATGTAGCAAAGCAAGCGGGGAAAGAACCAGAGATTGTTGGTGAGAAGAGCACTCAGGGACAAACCCAAAACCAAACCCAGAAAACGTCTTTGTTGAACTCAGAACCAGGGGAGGAAGCCACAGTAGGAACAAGGAACTCGAGTAGATCCACCTCCCCGGCCTCTTGCTCCTCATCCCGGGCAAGGGTTCACTCTGGATCTCCTGGTTCTCACGGCCCGGGCACAGATGAGTTCAGGTCCAGTAGACTGCCCAGTGAGACTTCATCTGACCCACCTTCCCCCAGATGTCTAGAGACCAGTGAGAGGGAGATCAAGTCCACCTCGTCCACCCCCACACAGACAAAGCTTCCTTGTGAGAACCGGCCTAGCTCCAG TAGAGTGAGGACTTCTCCGTGTGTGACTGGATCAGAGACAGAGCAGTCGGTGGATGAACCGAGCAGTGACGCCCTGCAGCCCGATTCAAACCACGAAGTGTCTCTGAGCTGCGGCGTCACCACAGATCCATCGCTGTGGATTCTCCCTCCAGAGGAAGAGATCAAAGAGGAAGTCCAGGCTTCGCCGCTGATAGACGTTTTTGCCAACGAGTCCACCATCTCGGCCCCTCCGACGCAGACAAGCGAAACCTCTGTGTCTCCCTGCGCCTCCGTCTCCGACGCAGACATCAGTcagcaggtggaggaggaggaggaggaggagaaggaggagaaggaggaggaaaatcCAGAAGATGAGAAGCCGGGAGAGAaccaggagatggaggagaggggagCACCGGAGGGAAAGACGGAGAGCGTGGAGAGGCCCGCCGAGAGACCTCAGTGGGAGGAGCTGGTAGAAGCGGCAGTCAAGGCCGACCATTCGCTGGCCAGAGTGCTCTACCCGCTGTCCAATCGTAAAACAGCGCTGAtgctgatggagcagctgctgtcAGAGGACACGCTGCTGATGGAGGAGCACTACAAGAAGAAACAGGAGCAGAAAGGAGCAGCAGAAAg TGCTGAAATGGTCGAAGCAGCTGAACCACCTCCGTGTCCTTCTGCTCCCGACAGCCTTAAACCTCAGAGTACAGACCCGCAGAGCAAAGCTGACATCACTGAGAAAAAG CGTCTGTTAGCGTGCTGTATCGAGGAGCGTCTGCATTCGCTGGAGGAGACGCGTGGCGCCCTGCAGACAGAGATCCAGGAGAACGTGGCCCACGGAAAGCGTCTGGAGGTGCTGGTCCGGGAGCGCTGTCTGCCCATGGAGCTGGAGCGGTACAACCTGTTCATAGGCGACCTGGAGAGGGTGGTCAGCCTGCTGCTGTGTCTCTCTGCTCGGCTGGCCAGGGTGCAGAACGCCCTGAGCACCGTCGACCAGCACACAGATGCTGAGGACAAG CAATCTATGGACAGTCGCCACCGTCTGCTGTGCAAACAGAGGGAGGACGCCAAAGACCTGAAAGACAACCTGGACCGGAGGGAGAACCTGGTCTCCACCTTCCTGTCGCGCCAGCTGTCCGCCGAGCAGCTGCAGGACTACCGGCGCTTCGTGCAGACCAAGGCCTCGCTGCTCATCAGGCAGAAGGACCTGGAGGAGAAACAGAGGCTGGGAGAGGAGCAGCTGGAGGCGCTCTCCAACTACCTGTGA